The following nucleotide sequence is from Gasterosteus aculeatus chromosome 5, fGasAcu3.hap1.1, whole genome shotgun sequence.
GACCAAACTGGAGAGGAGTCACCTCATGCTGTGGGTTTGTTTTCCCGCGGTCTGATTCATGTGCTCACACGCTGGCGGGGAGCCAGACGTAACTAACTCCTCTCCGTTAATCCAGGCCCTTAGAGCGAGGATGGCGAAAGGCAAAAGATGTCTCTCTGATCCAACCGAGGCTGCgtctgaaacaggaagtggtcagCGCCAACGGCCACCAGCAGCGGGGACAACGGATCGGGGTTCCCGTCAAGAAGCTGTTTGCCAGAGAGAAGAGGCCCTACGGGCTGGGCATGGTCGGCCGCCTCACCAACCGCACGTACCGCAAGCGCATCGACAGCTTTGTCCAGAAACAGATCGAGGACATGGACGATCACAGGTGAGACAGCTGAGCCAGCCCGCAGGAGGACTGTCCTATGGTGGCCAATGTCCCGGATAATGGATGTGTCGTCCTCCCCAGGCCTTTTTTCTCGTACTGGATCACGTGTGTCCATTTGCTCATCACCATTCTGGCTGTCGCTATCTACGGCATCGCCCCTGTGGGCTTCTCGCAACATGAGACTGTCGACTCCGTGAGTATATTTCACAGGGTTCATCATGACTCGCTTGGTATGTTGTCGTGAATACATGTCTGGGATTTACAGTTTAAATGAAAGAATGAGTAATTTTTGGATTTTATATATATCGCCTTCTTCTTCAGGTGTTGAGGAACAAGGGAGTTTATGAAAATGTCAAGTTTGTGCAGCAGCAAAACTTCTGGGTGGGTCCAAGCTCAGTAAGTGTGTTCATCTTCTTTTCTCTGATTTCTTTTCTCGGCCTTTATGCAGCTCTTAAGTGTGGTGGGCAACATGAAAATtgccaataaataaataacaacatcGGCTTTTACAGAAGAACTAGTGTTGAATAACAACCCGTTTAAAATCCCTTCTCATCAACACATTTGGAACATATCAGGGGGCGTTTGACAGACGGTTACATGAGCCCATCACACGGCTGTTGTAACCACCGGTCTAGATTCACAACCTCACCAGGCtgtaatgtccccccccccccaacccccacgcAGGAGGCGCTGATCCACCTGGGAGCCAAGTTCTCCCCGTGTATGCGTCAAGACCCGGAGATCCAGAAACTGATCCAggagaagagagcgagagagagggagtcggGCTGCTGCGTGAGGAACGATCGCTCCGGCTGCCTGCAGACGTTACAAGAGGAGTGTTCGGTCAGTGAAAACGGCCGCTTCACCCACGTCTCACATTcgagacgacccccccccccctagagCGTCTCTGGCTTGAAAGGCTTGGCACTCGATATAAGATGTGCAGAGATACGTTGAATAAGTGTGACACAGACGCCCCCTTGTGAGGCCATTCGTTGTAGTTACCAATTCACAATCAGATGAACAGAATACAGAATAGGGGGGTTGGGATTTTCCTGCACTGTTGAGAGGTTTTACCGtctgtctgctcctcctctgtcgTAGAGCACGCTGGCAGTGTTTGTGAAGTGGCCTCGGCACCCCAGTGCTCCGTCTCTGAATGGCACTCGACGCCGACATGGTGCAGTCTGCCATCAGGACCCCAGGTAAGCGCCTTTCTGATCCTTGTGTTTTAATGGGGAACGCATTCAGTAACGCACATGATTGTACTCCAGATGTGGACGTAATCGTTCAAGGTTCTCTGTTGTTAATTCCTCTGCaacttttctcttgatttttgTAGAATTTGTCTGGAGCCAGCCTCAGTTTCACCTCATGAGTGGCCCGATGACATCACCAAGTGGCCAGTGAGTACATTCACCCAGTTTCTAATTTCCTTATTGGCCTCTTGTCTTAAGAGCAATGAATGAAAATCTACCGTGAGTTTCACTCACTGAATGAACACGATGCACCAGACGGGTAGATTTAATGTGTCCTGTACCTGATCTGTAGGTTTGTACGCGGTATAACTCTGGCAATCACACCAACCTCCCCCACATCGACTGCACCATCACAGGCCGGCCCTGCTGCATCGGAACCAAAGGACGGTGAGGATCGGCATCAACTAAAACAAGCGTTGATTTTCTAAATTACCAGTCATTTGGTATTTAAGTTGCTGCACATGTGTCAGGATTAACTCCAAAGTTGAGTGTTTTTTTATGcttaaatgtcaaatatttatcGCATTCACTTTTTAAGAATATGACATAAGCACACTGTGAATAGAAagtatataaaaaatatttcagtatTGTTAAGAAACCAAGGTGAAAACACTGGATATTGGATCACATCTTGATCACAAGATTAGAACGAGAATGTATAGATTTCATTTTAAACTCtaacatctggtcattttcccTGCGAGGGATCTACTGATGAAGCTGATGTTTTTATGCTGTAGATGTGAAATCACTTCAAGAGAGTATTGTGACTTCATGCATGGCTACTTCCACGAGGAGGCTACCCTTTGCTCGCAGGTAGGGCGAACaaatgttcttttcatttcctcaaactgactgctgcttttcattcgcACACCCTACTGCAGCTACAAAGGATTATACATGAAATGCACCACATACATCAACAGCTTAAACACATGCACCATGTGATGCTCAGACCCACAACCTCAGCATTACTCAGTTACTGTCTTCATGAGTACTGTGCGCTGACCGATTGCACCACTGGAACAATCAATGTAAAGCGCGTTGGTTCCATTCAGCCCTCATGTTCCTCCACATGGCGGCGGTGGATCTGCAGGCTGACTTGTAGCACTTTCAATCCTAACAGTTTTTCACTGTCCCCTCCAGGTGGCTTGCATGGACGACGTGTGTGGTTTGCTGCCCTTCCTCAACCCTGACATTCCAGACCAGTTCTCTCGGCTCTGgctgtctctctttcttcacGCTGGGTGACTGAGCTTTTTATTTGGTCACATATTACATATCACAAGGCCTCGCTATTTAATGCTCAAGAGGGAAGTACGACTGCTTCATAAGATAAGATGAGACAATCCTCTACTAGTCCCACAGCAAATCCCAGGATGTACAGCAGTGTAGTTAAAGTGCAAACGAGTAACggttaatgaaaaataaacaagatCAAAAAAACGTGTCAAAAAGTATTATGTATCAGCAGTTCTTAAGAAAtcgaataaaaaaagacaagcgGTATTATATGTGACTCTGTGGCTGTCATTACACAGTGTGTCAGTTGTGAGACTTACATGGTCTCACTCGGCCTCGCCTCTTTCTGTAGGATCCTGCACTGCCTGGTGTCGGTGTTGTTCCAGATGTCCGTGTTGAGGGACATTGAGAAGCTTGCTGGATGGCTCAGGATCTCCATCATCTACATGCTCAGCGGCGTCACCGGCAACTTGGCCTCAGCCATCTTCCTGCCCTACAGAGCCGAGGTACGTCGTCACGCCGGCGAGAGGCTGCCTTTTGGACCACGTTGCGttggaagaaaaagacaaaactctGTCCCCGACCCTGTTTCCTCCACACCAGGTGGGTCCTGCGGGCAGCCAGTTCGGCATCCTGGCCTGTCTGTTTGTGGAGCTGTTTCAGAGCTGGCAGATACTCGAGCGACCGTGGCGAGCCTTCGCCAAGCTGCTGGCCATCtctgccttcttcttctccttcggtCTGCTTCCATGGATCGACAACTTTGCCCACGTCTGCGGTTTCGTGTCGGGATTCTTCCTGTCCTTCGCCTTCCTGCCGTACATCAGGTAGATGATCTCAGAGAAAGAGTGATGGAGAATAATGGCTGTGATATATTTGTGCACTAACAATGAAGCTTGAGACCAGCAGGAAGCAGCTAGCTTGGCTGTGTCATGGTCATAGCTTTATCTGTAATGTACATGTATGAGAATAGCGGCAATATTCTCACCAAAGGAGTTTATTCCATGTAGAGTCAGCATGATTCGACCTGGGGTTTGTAATGAGTATAGAATCAATTGAAAAATGGGACTATTCCACATTGTATTACTATGCTATCATAATAAGTGCATAACTACAATGATTCATCAGCGGTCTAATCCCATTTAAGACCATTCTCAAAGTTATTCCAGTCCAAGTCAGTGGAAAAGTCTGATATAAAGATCAACTCTCTGTTGGATGAAAGTGAAAGTGTGCCTGACAAGGaatatgcaatatgaaaaaTCCTTTGACACAACAACTTTGCGCAATGACAATAAGGTTCCTCtgatcaaatgtgttttatggGACTTAACGGCGGTTTCTTCTCCGCAGCTTCGGGCAAACCGACACGTACCGGAAGCGTGTCCAGATCTGCGGCTTCCTGCTGGTCTTCCTTGGTCTGCTCTCCACCCTGGCAGTCCTCTTCTACGTCTACCCTGTGAAGTGTGACTGGTGCGAGTTCCTGACCTGCATCCCGTTAACGGACAAGTTCTGCGAGAAGTACGACCTGAATGCTCACCTCCTCTGAACATGAGCCCGAGGCGGGCAACGTTTCTACATGTGGTAGCAACATCTCTGAGTGCTCAATGTTTTATGAAGCTCGTGTGCTGTGCAACTTGGGACACTTGTCCCGGAACAATGAGCAGTGTTTCAGGATTACACGTGAATGCACGTGTTCGAGAAGGTGCAACTGACCCATGATGGACAAGGGTTAAGCGTGACGGCCTGGGGAGGACCACAGGCGGGGTCAATAAGAAAACTATCAAGGTGAAGGGATGATTTCATGTGTCATTGATCTCTAGCTGGACTAATCGATGAACAGTCACACGCTGACAATTATTCACCTCACTTTGGGGAAAATGGACTTGAGAACACCGCTTAGTGGCCAACAGAAAAACGGTACGACTTGAGTCAGGATGAGTGGAGAATCtttgttttgtacttttttaGTGATTCAACAGTGTAGACCATTTACTTGATGTGCTTGGTTTAAAACTCGCCAAGAAATGAGATGGTGAAATGTGCCTTAttgacacaaaaccacacacggTGTCTATTTGTGCCATGTATCGGGTTTGTGTCAGCAGTCACTTAATCTGACAAACTATTACAAACTACtatgtgtttttacttcagTATTTGGTGGCTGAATTGTTTTCTACCACATTGGAAACGTTCATTTCCGCCACCGCCTTTAATACACTTCAATCACACATGGGTTGTTGTCTGTAAATAATTGACTCGTATGTTAATTTGCTCGATGGTGAATACATTTCACTGAGGGGAACGTGTGTCCTCATTCAAGATGGTGCCGTTCTAGTCACCTGTCAATAAACACAACAGGATACCAGTGCACAGTTCCTTCCTTTTGACTGTTGACTTCCTCGTAGACTATTGATCAATAAAGCTAAACTTTCCTGCTCCAGGTTGAGCTTGAACTTACAACCTCGGCATGAAACTTATCTTGTCTTATTAGTACCACACGGAGCTTGGGCTCTGTTACTAAAGCTTCTTATTCGCAGGCTCCATTTTTGTCTTAATGCATAATGGACCCCTGAACACATCTGGTCAGTATCTGCTCAGAATGCAGCTGCAGCACCTGGGAGTCTTCATGTGTcaccgcctgctgctgcccggcacATTCGGAGGCCAGCAGCTTACGCAGTTGGCACCTGGATGCCAGAAGGCTTCACTGCTGCTGTGACTAACGCAGGAGGTGGTTCCTCCCCATCATGGCAGCTGATTCATAACATGGCCTTGCCCAGTGTTGGGAGATAATCGCTATAGAGATGTCTGCAGACATGTAGAGAGTTAGTTCCTTAAAGAAAGTGTTTCTACATGAAGCTTTTTACATCAAGGGTCTGGATTGTCTTTAGAAAGCTGGTGACTGGAGATGTCGACATCTCTCTATTGAGCAGGTTCAAACCTGTTCCTGTAATAATCACTCCTCAGGCCTGGAATGTAAAATGAATCCTTGATCCGCTCAACGCGTTCTTTGAACGGCGTACCAGGCCAAGAAGATGGAAAGGGAATTAAAGTATGAATTTGATTCATTCTACAGGTTGTAACACAATCACTGCTGAAAGCCTCAGAAATGTGGTCAAGGTTGAATGAGTCAATAAAAGCAGAAgtatgaaaacaacaacagtctGGATAAAGTGACTTATTATGTGAACCACTCTATTATCACTACTTTATGTTACTTACTTACACTCTCCGAAAGAAAAGACGTCCACCTCACACTACAACTGGTCCTGtgatcctccatccttctcatccGGTCCTGTGATCCTCTGATCCTCCATCCCTCTCATCCGGTCCTGtgatcctccatccttctcatccGGTCCTGTGATCCTCCGATCCTCCAGCCTTCTCATCCGGTCCTGTGATCCTCCGATCCTCCATCATTCTCATCCGGTCCTGTGATCCTCCGATCCTCCATCATTCTCATCCGGTCCTGTGATCCTCCATTCCTCTCATCCGGTCCTGTGATCCTCCATCCCTCTCATCCGGTCCTGtgatcctccatccttctcatccGGTCCTGTGATCCTCcgatcctccatccttctcatccGGTCCTGTGATCCTCCATCATTCTCATCCGGTCCTGTGATCCTCCATCATTCTCATCCGGTCCTGtgatcctccatccttctcatccGGTCCTGtgatcctccatccttctcatccGGTCCTGTGATCCTCCATCATTCTCATCCGGTCCTGTGATCCTCCATCATTCTCATCCGGTCCTGTGATCCTCCATCCCTCTCATCCGGTCCTGTGATCCTCCATCATTCTCATCCGGTCCTGTGATCCTCCATCATTCTCATCCGGGCCTGtgatcctccatccttctcatccGGTCCTGTGGTCCTCCATCATTCTCATCCGGTCCTGTGGTCCTTCATCTTTGTTGTTAAAGAGAGCTTAAATGTTGCTTCTTGTGTTTCAGTTATTGATACCTGAGTAAATGAAAGTGAAGACTTGTTCTAACGTTAGTCATCATTAACACATCTCTCCCCTCTGTCCCTTTCACCCAACTATAACAATAACATTGATGCAGACTCTTCtggctttattattatttgtctttACAAACCATTCATTATTGCAAGAACATTGAAATTGAGGTATTTTCTTAGTATGGCCAAGCCCAAGTCGGAGTGTGGGCCAATGCCAGGgattaaaagacaaacaaacaacaattaTCTGTTTCATCCGTTCTGTCGCCAATAAGATCTGTGAAGTCAAACAGGTCATCCAGGATGTATTGAGCTGGACTGGAGTGTGCAACATGTGTCAACTTGAAAAAAATAAGTTCTCTTATAAAGAATAACTACAGTGCAGAAGTCATGTGAAGTTTaacctaaacaaaaaacaaaaatatcccaTGTTCAGGaccatcatcatcagctgtgGAAACGGATTGATTCCACTCCACGGATATCTAATCCAATTTATTCACTTCATGCACTTTATAGTTAAAGGACCAATCATACCTTAGTTTTTGGCCTgatgaatacaaacacatttgtttgcaGCAGATTCTACTTTCCAGGCCTGTGagtattatttagttattttgttCAAGCTCAATCTGTGAAGTACACTCACATTTTATAATTGAATGACGCTTAATAATTGTGTGTCCACTGCTTTGTGAGTGCCCACTAGATGGCAACCGAAGACCAACAACCCACAGGTTGGACCTGGAACCAGGGTTCAACGTGACTGCTGCTTGGGCCTTCAGGCTTGAATTACTGCGACATTGCTCGGCTGCTCTTTGGGATCGGTGTCATTAAATCAAGCAGGCGGTTTATTAGCGTGCACAGCTCTTTTTCGGCGCTCCCCATGTGCTGCACCATTGCTCATCGTGCGCTTCTCTcctcgcgcgcgcacacgccaTTGCCTTGGCGTTCATTAGGTCGCGTCTGTAATTGAGTCTGGTTAAGTCGGTACTTGTGTTGGAGAGGAGCTCTGGGAGCACAGACAACATGATCTGCATCCATAATACAACAGCAGAACGTCTTCTATGTGCACGGAGCGCTGCATTAAAATGTGCTAACGATGTCTTGAAAAGGCCTCATGCCTTCTTAGGACAGAGGGTGTTTAGTAAGAGCACAGTAGGTAAAGAAACACGGcatccttctcttttcctctaCACGGACGTACTGTCCAGTGTCATTGATTGGAAAACCATCTGTCACGAGGTCATTTCGGTGCAAAGGAAACgtctttgcttcttttcttttacgaGGTCTCGACATTTGTGTGAGTGCAGAAGTGGTACCAACCTGCTGTGCCGTGACAGCGCTGTTCACCTCATCTGTTTATCTGCAAGTCGAATGAGTCCGAATGAACTCACATACCAGCGTTACATTATCAGTTTGAATTTCATAAACTAAACAGGGGACTGCCCTTTTGCTAACCTGTATTATTTTCTTATGGGCAGCAAAAAACACGTTGACACATTACCTCCTTTAAGTTAATGATTGAAGCGTTCGTTCATGGTGTGCGAGTTCAAAACAGGGGATTCGCTTCGCCTGGCGTTGGTGGAAAAGCTTATAGCTTGTTTTTGAGTTGTAATGTTATTAAAAGCAGGCAAAAAGATCAATATCTTCACCGGTACCCAAATATACAATGTTCTATAAAAACGCTATAGGAACTAAAAAAAACGCAAATATTTAGAATAAATTGAGTTGACGCTTAGTTAGTGGAGTTAGTGACACACGATGACGTTAGCTGCCTGTAACATTTCATTTACCAACGCTGTTTCTTTCCCAGCCACATCTGGCAACAGATATTCATCATCCACatgtattttcattaaaacTGTCAATGTGCAAAATTTTAGTTGATTGGCCCCTGGTGAATGAAAATTGTCACAATGAAAATAGTGAGTAGAAAACTACTGTTTGGACCGACTTTGCACCGAGCGTGTCGCTCCTCCCGGGCCCGTCCAGGTCAAAGTGCAGGTTAGCATCGTAGCTAAGCTGTAGCCAATCGAGGGCAACGTTAGAGGAGGGTGTTCCAGCGAGGCGCTCCTGGACATGTGCGGAACGGATGGAGGGCTGGCGGTTAACTGTGTCCGTCTGCTGCTCAGTGGAGCACACAGTCTGCATTGTGTGGAGTCCCTGTTTTTCAGCTGACACAAGTCacaagagcagagagagagagagagaacaaagaacaTCCAAGTTGCTGTGTGCCGCTGAGAGGACGTGTGGTCGGGTGACAGCTCTCCGTGGGTTCATCACTTCGACTGACCCTTTTTCTCATCGGCACTTGATACAGTGCACGAGATGAAAAATCAATAGCAGCGTCAGGACGGATCGAAACGCCATAGATCGCACATACGACATGTCTGTGTTCGCGCCGATATTCCGTGTTCTGccatcttctttcttttggtcACGGTAAAAGCTGGCGGAGCCGTTAATAGTGACAAATTAATGACCAACATACAGACCCTGACAAATCGTCTCAGGACTTCTTATTCTGTCATCGACTGGGTGCTCAGCCTAATAGAGGCAGCACCCGAAGCCattagacccccccctcccccgctcaCAGCCACCCACATCTGCAGCCTCCTCATAGGAAATTATCTCTTCGCTCTCCTCCCACCTCTTACCCCaccgtgccccccccacccccccgacacacacacacatacacttgtcccgtctccgtctcctgtctcgtcctcctcctgtccGTGTCATGCCGCCCAATTTCCATCGCTCattcatcatttgttttttctaattCCCGTCCCACAtccccccctcgacccccccgaccctccaTCACAGCTCCTATAGAGATGTTAATGTGACATGAAGAGGATGGTATCTACGAGCCATTGATGGGCATCAAACGAGACACGCTGAGATACTCCAGccccctcgtcctcgtcctcctcatcccGTCCTTTCACggatgcttgttgttgttgttgtttatttggaGACGATTAAACTCATGTTTCGCATGTCAGTGGCAGGCAAAAAAGACTGAAGGGGGATGGAtcatggagggatggatggatggatggatggatggatgtggctGCTGTGCTGTCAGCAGGGAAAGGCGACCCTGAAACGGGACCCTGACAGCTGGCCAACAGGTGGCCACTGACGGACCCTTCTCTCCTCATTGTGCccgcaacacacacaatatatacacacaagcTCCTCAGACTCAGCACCCAGGCCATCAGGGGAAGGAGGCCGAcccagagggggaggggtgttTGAGTGAAgaagagggtgagggggggaggcaggccTAGCACGCACCTGTCGGTCGATGAGCCCACCTATGGCAGAGCTGATGGCGAGTAATGTTATAGGGCTCCTGCAACCACATGACCCCATTCACCACCTGGACTGACAAACCGTGTGTGtaggagtgtgcgtgtgtgtgtgtgtgtgtgtgagtgtccatTGAAGTGTTTAAAGGTCACTTTTTTATTACAGGTATTTAGTTGTAGTGTTACAAAATCATTTTCTGGTTATTGTTGAGCCGAAAAAACATGGTTGCAGATTgtcaacaaaaaatacaacacaatGATGGAGATTagaacaaaagcaacaaaagggAACAAGGTGACAATACATTTCTCCTTATTGTGCTGCCATGAGTTTATTTAGACGACCATATGTACTCAGTATGCTGACATTCTTCCATCTGAACACGTTCACGTTGTTACATAACTATCAAAGTTGTGTATAATTCTGCTATAACTTTAAGCTGCTTTGAATGCGGGTCTAGTTTGACACAAAGCAGCTATTATGGAGTCTGTCATGAGCAACACCAACATCAGCTTGCACTGAACCCTTTGGGGATTTGCGGCAGCCGGGGGAGAGCACAGGGGACGTCTTCTACCGTACCGTCATTTGACTTACTTCCTGAgtgcctcccccctctccccctgtcATCTCCAGAGGACAATACTTTTCTTTCTTGCCATGTGTCCTCCAGCCGTCCTTAAAATCTGCTCTTATCCTCCACTCACAGGCTCCCGCTcactaattacacacacacacacacacacacacacacacacacacacacgcgcgcgcgcgggcGCGGGGGCAACTACACGCACACGCCTCATTAGCGATCACTCTAACAATCTTTTTCCT
It contains:
- the rhbdf1b gene encoding inactive rhomboid protein 1 isoform X6, whose amino-acid sequence is MTQTLNPSWSSLDRGTADWFGVSKDSDSTQRWRRKSLQHCSHLYGGLKPQVMRDRELHSQDNISLASTETPPPLYLPPYHHGMQRIVDPLARGRAFRLVEEVDGFSVPQTPITPGTASLCSLSSSRSALNWLPRRRKRESVAVMSLKAAAALMKGRPLADSTSGRPRRRSFMPSSFLEDDTVDSTDELDTSFFTREGLHDELYSYVDEVFETPSEADLTQLDESELTGGALDRTKLERSHLMLPLERGWRKAKDVSLIQPRLRLKQEVVSANGHQQRGQRIGVPVKKLFAREKRPYGLGMVGRLTNRTYRKRIDSFVQKQIEDMDDHRPFFSYWITCVHLLITILAVAIYGIAPVGFSQHETVDSVLRNKGVYENVKFVQQQNFWVGPSSEALIHLGAKFSPCMRQDPEIQKLIQEKRARERESGCCVRNDRSGCLQTLQEECSSTLAVFVKWPRHPSAPSLNGTRRRHGAVCHQDPRICLEPASVSPHEWPDDITKWPVCTRYNSGNHTNLPHIDCTITGRPCCIGTKGRCEITSREYCDFMHGYFHEEATLCSQVACMDDVCGLLPFLNPDIPDQFSRLWLSLFLHAGILHCLVSVLFQMSVLRDIEKLAGWLRISIIYMLSGVTGNLASAIFLPYRAEVGPAGSQFGILACLFVELFQSWQILERPWRAFAKLLAISAFFFSFGLLPWIDNFAHVCGFVSGFFLSFAFLPYISFGQTDTYRKRVQICGFLLVFLGLLSTLAVLFYVYPVKCDWCEFLTCIPLTDKFCEKYDLNAHLL
- the rhbdf1b gene encoding inactive rhomboid protein 1 isoform X8, translating into MTQTLNPSWSSLDRGTADWFGVSKDSDSTQRWRRKSLQHCSHLYGGLKPQIVDPLARGRAFRLVEEVDGFSVPQTPITPGTASLCSLSSSRSALNWLPRRRKRESVAVMSLKAAAALMKGRPLADSTSGRPRRRSFMPSSFLEDDTVDSTDELDTSFFTREGLHDELYSYVDEVFETPSEADLTQLDESELTGGALDRTKLERSHLMLPLERGWRKAKDVSLIQPRLRLKQEVVSANGHQQRGQRIGVPVKKLFAREKRPYGLGMVGRLTNRTYRKRIDSFVQKQIEDMDDHRPFFSYWITCVHLLITILAVAIYGIAPVGFSQHETVDSVLRNKGVYENVKFVQQQNFWVGPSSEALIHLGAKFSPCMRQDPEIQKLIQEKRARERESGCCVRNDRSGCLQTLQEECSSTLAVFVKWPRHPSAPSLNGTRRRHGAVCHQDPRICLEPASVSPHEWPDDITKWPVCTRYNSGNHTNLPHIDCTITGRPCCIGTKGRCEITSREYCDFMHGYFHEEATLCSQVACMDDVCGLLPFLNPDIPDQFSRLWLSLFLHAGILHCLVSVLFQMSVLRDIEKLAGWLRISIIYMLSGVTGNLASAIFLPYRAEVGPAGSQFGILACLFVELFQSWQILERPWRAFAKLLAISAFFFSFGLLPWIDNFAHVCGFVSGFFLSFAFLPYISFGQTDTYRKRVQICGFLLVFLGLLSTLAVLFYVYPVKCDWCEFLTCIPLTDKFCEKYDLNAHLL
- the rhbdf1b gene encoding inactive rhomboid protein 1 isoform X9, which produces MRDRELHSQDNISLASTETPPPLYLPPYHHGMQRIVDPLARGRAFRLVEEVDGFSVPQTPITPGTASLCSLSSSRSALNWLPRRRKRESVAVMSLKAAAALMKGRPLADSTSGRPRRRSFMPSSFLEDDTVDSTDELDTSFFTREGLHDELYSYVDEVFETPSEADLTQLDESELTGGALDRTKLERSHLMLPLERGWRKAKDVSLIQPRLRLKQEVVSANGHQQRGQRIGVPVKKLFAREKRPYGLGMVGRLTNRTYRKRIDSFVQKQIEDMDDHRPFFSYWITCVHLLITILAVAIYGIAPVGFSQHETVDSVLRNKGVYENVKFVQQQNFWVGPSSEALIHLGAKFSPCMRQDPEIQKLIQEKRARERESGCCVRNDRSGCLQTLQEECSSTLAVFVKWPRHPSAPSLNGTRRRHGAVCHQDPRICLEPASVSPHEWPDDITKWPVCTRYNSGNHTNLPHIDCTITGRPCCIGTKGRCEITSREYCDFMHGYFHEEATLCSQVACMDDVCGLLPFLNPDIPDQFSRLWLSLFLHAGILHCLVSVLFQMSVLRDIEKLAGWLRISIIYMLSGVTGNLASAIFLPYRAEVGPAGSQFGILACLFVELFQSWQILERPWRAFAKLLAISAFFFSFGLLPWIDNFAHVCGFVSGFFLSFAFLPYISFGQTDTYRKRVQICGFLLVFLGLLSTLAVLFYVYPVKCDWCEFLTCIPLTDKFCEKYDLNAHLL
- the rhbdf1b gene encoding inactive rhomboid protein 1 isoform X4 — encoded protein: MDEPGSRNGSCQRKKPPWLKLDIPTIRLTAYDTPTLPQPVKRLRSVSMPGENPQMCIAASETSNNYLRPPMERLPSFTQSIKSGKRVRFERVNTVPPKGQREHRRESTTRRRSCIPKILTRRRSSIPKQIIRGTADWFGVSKDSDSTQRWRRKSLQHCSHLYGGLKPQVMRDRELHSQDNISLASTETPPPLYLPPYHHGMQRGRPLADSTSGRPRRRSFMPSSFLEDDTVDSTDELDTSFFTREGLHDELYSYVDEVFETPSEADLTQLDESELTGGALDRTKLERSHLMLPLERGWRKAKDVSLIQPRLRLKQEVVSANGHQQRGQRIGVPVKKLFAREKRPYGLGMVGRLTNRTYRKRIDSFVQKQIEDMDDHRPFFSYWITCVHLLITILAVAIYGIAPVGFSQHETVDSVLRNKGVYENVKFVQQQNFWVGPSSEALIHLGAKFSPCMRQDPEIQKLIQEKRARERESGCCVRNDRSGCLQTLQEECSSTLAVFVKWPRHPSAPSLNGTRRRHGAVCHQDPRICLEPASVSPHEWPDDITKWPVCTRYNSGNHTNLPHIDCTITGRPCCIGTKGRCEITSREYCDFMHGYFHEEATLCSQVACMDDVCGLLPFLNPDIPDQFSRLWLSLFLHAGILHCLVSVLFQMSVLRDIEKLAGWLRISIIYMLSGVTGNLASAIFLPYRAEVGPAGSQFGILACLFVELFQSWQILERPWRAFAKLLAISAFFFSFGLLPWIDNFAHVCGFVSGFFLSFAFLPYISFGQTDTYRKRVQICGFLLVFLGLLSTLAVLFYVYPVKCDWCEFLTCIPLTDKFCEKYDLNAHLL